The Sorangiineae bacterium MSr11367 genome window below encodes:
- a CDS encoding ATP-binding protein, with product MLGTTTLVGLAVGYLGLLFLVAALVDRGHGLTWSRHPMTTALALGVYATSWTFFGSVGFAAVEGWRFLAIYVGATASCLLVPIVWAPLCRLVKERQLASLADLFAYRYHSHAVGALVTVFLLAGSLPYQALQLKAAVEAVSVLGGEQTRGPIALVTSGFLTVFGVVYGARHLSVRDRHDGFVAAVALESLVKLIGLAAVGGYALFIVLGGPHGLRTWLTDHPEALEQLARPARDHSWLALLLLSANAIFMLPRQWQMGFTEGSPAGLRAASWALPLYLLLLNLAVPLVLWAGRALHLGGHADYFVLEVTRASGSTVLAAVVFLGALSATGAMIMVTTVALAGMVQNHLIVPLTGVTEMVYRRLRWVRRCLVAAIVLAGYGVYLLVRNNTRLVEIGLVSFVAVAQLIPGLVGVLIWPRATARGLVLGLSVGIVAWVATPIVPLLASSGVLPASWNWLARLALGGDPWAFTTAFTLGANAIGFVVGSSMRPPTAAESEAAEVCRRRSSVTLAAPVDATSAAQFAARLAPVLGASVARFEVDHARRGLGMPEDESRADRLRLLRDRVEQNLSGLVGPVTARMIVDERLALEVTFQTLLSAQLRYVEERLAAARLEGPAHALEEARRFLRDVLQELPVGVCVLGPAGDVAVWNQAMAAMSGVAPERALGQRLHDLPPPWGPMLGSFAEGGPASAEQESESDGHVRQLALRRAAIASDAAAAKDGGLVLVVQDRTEQKELQARVAHQDRLASIGRLAAGVAHEIGNPLTGIASLAQNLESEASDANQPDQAERLKLIVEQTQRIDRIVQSLVGFARAGGAAGRRQAAAPMAVPIADVVADALTLTRLGRSGRDIHFDVDVPRDLMVPRDRQRLEQVMVNLLTNACDASPPHGRVRVDAERSDRRVRLRVRDHGTGMSPEVRGRIFEPFYTTKEPGHGTGLGLTLVYSIVMEHGGTVDVASALGEGTTVTVELPEGPLGEGA from the coding sequence ATGCTCGGCACGACCACACTCGTCGGGCTGGCGGTCGGCTACCTCGGCCTCCTGTTCCTGGTTGCCGCGCTCGTCGATCGTGGCCACGGCCTCACCTGGTCGCGCCATCCCATGACCACCGCGCTGGCGCTCGGCGTCTACGCCACCTCGTGGACCTTCTTCGGCTCGGTGGGGTTCGCGGCCGTGGAGGGCTGGCGCTTCCTCGCCATCTACGTGGGCGCGACGGCGTCGTGCCTGCTCGTGCCGATCGTCTGGGCGCCACTCTGCCGTCTGGTGAAGGAGCGGCAGCTGGCCAGTCTGGCCGACCTGTTCGCGTACCGCTACCACAGCCACGCGGTCGGCGCGTTGGTGACCGTGTTCCTGCTCGCGGGCAGCTTGCCGTACCAGGCGCTCCAATTGAAGGCCGCGGTCGAGGCGGTCTCCGTGCTGGGCGGGGAGCAAACCCGCGGGCCGATCGCGCTCGTCACGAGTGGCTTCCTCACCGTTTTCGGCGTGGTCTATGGCGCGCGCCACCTGTCGGTGCGCGATCGCCACGACGGCTTCGTGGCCGCCGTGGCCCTCGAGTCGCTCGTGAAACTGATCGGGCTCGCCGCCGTGGGCGGCTACGCGCTGTTCATCGTGCTAGGCGGGCCCCATGGCCTCCGCACCTGGCTGACCGATCACCCCGAGGCGCTCGAGCAGCTAGCTCGCCCCGCGCGCGATCACTCCTGGCTCGCGCTTCTCCTGCTGAGCGCGAACGCGATCTTCATGCTGCCGCGGCAGTGGCAAATGGGCTTCACCGAGGGGAGCCCGGCGGGGCTGCGTGCAGCCTCGTGGGCACTGCCGCTCTACCTGCTCCTGCTCAACCTGGCGGTGCCCCTCGTGCTCTGGGCCGGCCGGGCGCTGCATCTGGGCGGGCATGCCGACTACTTCGTCCTCGAGGTGACGCGCGCTTCGGGATCCACCGTGCTGGCCGCGGTGGTCTTCTTGGGTGCGCTTTCCGCCACGGGCGCGATGATCATGGTGACCACCGTGGCGCTCGCGGGCATGGTGCAGAACCATCTCATCGTCCCGCTCACCGGCGTGACCGAGATGGTCTACCGGCGCCTGCGTTGGGTGCGGCGCTGCCTGGTCGCGGCCATCGTGCTCGCGGGCTACGGCGTATACCTCCTAGTCCGCAACAACACCCGCCTGGTCGAGATCGGACTCGTCTCGTTCGTGGCGGTGGCGCAGCTCATTCCCGGCCTGGTCGGCGTGCTGATCTGGCCGCGGGCCACCGCGCGCGGACTGGTTCTGGGCCTGAGCGTGGGCATCGTCGCCTGGGTGGCCACGCCCATCGTGCCGCTGCTCGCATCCTCGGGCGTGCTGCCCGCGAGCTGGAACTGGCTGGCGCGCCTCGCGCTCGGCGGCGACCCGTGGGCCTTCACCACTGCGTTCACGCTCGGGGCCAACGCGATCGGGTTCGTGGTCGGTTCCAGCATGCGCCCGCCAACCGCCGCCGAAAGTGAGGCCGCCGAGGTCTGCCGGCGCCGCTCGAGCGTCACACTCGCCGCGCCCGTCGACGCCACGTCGGCCGCGCAGTTTGCGGCCAGGCTCGCGCCCGTGCTCGGTGCATCCGTGGCCCGTTTCGAGGTCGATCACGCCCGACGCGGTCTGGGCATGCCCGAAGACGAGAGTCGCGCCGACCGATTGCGCCTCCTGCGCGATCGCGTGGAGCAGAATCTGTCCGGCCTCGTCGGCCCTGTGACCGCGCGCATGATCGTCGACGAGCGGTTGGCCCTCGAGGTGACCTTTCAGACCCTGCTCTCGGCGCAGTTGCGCTACGTGGAGGAGCGCCTGGCCGCCGCGCGCCTCGAAGGCCCCGCACACGCGCTGGAGGAGGCCCGCCGCTTCTTGCGCGACGTGCTGCAGGAGCTCCCGGTGGGCGTGTGCGTGCTCGGTCCGGCCGGCGACGTCGCGGTCTGGAACCAAGCGATGGCGGCCATGAGCGGGGTCGCGCCCGAGCGCGCGCTCGGCCAGCGCCTGCACGACCTGCCGCCGCCTTGGGGCCCCATGCTGGGCAGCTTCGCCGAGGGCGGTCCCGCCAGCGCCGAGCAAGAGAGCGAGTCCGACGGGCACGTGCGCCAGCTCGCACTGCGCCGCGCCGCCATCGCCTCCGATGCCGCGGCCGCGAAGGACGGCGGGTTGGTGCTCGTGGTCCAGGACCGCACCGAGCAGAAAGAACTGCAAGCGCGCGTGGCCCACCAGGACCGCCTCGCGTCGATCGGCAGGCTCGCCGCGGGCGTGGCCCACGAGATCGGCAACCCGCTGACGGGCATCGCGTCGCTGGCGCAAAACCTGGAGAGCGAGGCCAGCGACGCGAACCAACCCGACCAGGCCGAGCGACTCAAGCTCATCGTCGAACAGACCCAGCGCATCGATCGCATCGTGCAATCGTTGGTGGGCTTCGCGCGTGCAGGGGGAGCGGCAGGCCGGCGCCAGGCGGCGGCGCCCATGGCGGTGCCCATCGCGGACGTGGTCGCCGATGCGCTCACGCTAACCCGGCTGGGGCGTTCGGGCCGTGACATTCATTTCGACGTCGACGTGCCGCGGGATCTGATGGTGCCGCGCGATCGCCAGCGCCTCGAGCAAGTCATGGTGAACCTGCTGACCAACGCCTGCGACGCCTCGCCGCCGCACGGCCGGGTCAGGGTCGACGCCGAGCGCAGCGATCGTCGCGTGCGCCTCCGCGTCCGCGATCACGGCACCGGCATGTCGCCCGAGGTACGTGGACGCATCTTCGAACCGTTCTACACGACCAAGGAGCCTGGGCATGGCACCGGTCTAGGCTTGACCCTGGTCTACAGCATCGTGATGGAACATGGTGGCACCGTGGACGTGGCCAGCGCCCTGGGCGAGGGCACCACGGTCACGGTCGAGTTGCCCGAAGGTCCGTTGGGGGAGGGCGCATGA
- a CDS encoding helix-turn-helix domain-containing protein: protein MGDSIDASHGRGFRADNARDAAANALLVIGQARATRFAPSLGTTNHRSHAVKLRVALESELTIREPGGWTVRAPVLLSPSDMPSLVTSRGPVVTLVLDPEENRDASRIARALGRTSAVDAAVARRLREAVWSARHHLESKGHLVGLGDELHEIAFPRSLQPARFDRRVERALDYFRANLGESDDSASGLPLNITAQHFRALFLRDVGISPRAWLLWNRLVHCLRIAVSGASLSMAAALAGFSDHAHFSRTCRRLIGYTPSDILRTH from the coding sequence ATGGGCGACTCTATCGACGCTTCTCACGGACGCGGATTCCGCGCGGACAACGCGCGCGATGCCGCTGCGAATGCGTTGCTCGTCATTGGGCAGGCGAGGGCTACGCGCTTCGCGCCGTCGCTCGGAACGACGAACCACCGGTCGCATGCGGTCAAGTTGCGGGTGGCCCTCGAGTCGGAGCTAACGATACGTGAGCCCGGCGGGTGGACCGTGCGGGCGCCGGTGCTCTTGAGCCCGAGCGATATGCCGTCGCTCGTGACCAGCCGCGGTCCGGTGGTCACCCTGGTGTTGGACCCCGAAGAGAACCGCGATGCCAGTCGGATTGCGCGAGCCCTGGGACGCACGTCGGCGGTGGATGCCGCGGTGGCCCGGCGGCTGCGCGAAGCCGTGTGGTCGGCGCGCCATCACCTCGAGAGCAAAGGGCATCTCGTGGGACTGGGGGACGAGCTCCACGAAATTGCGTTTCCGCGTTCGTTGCAGCCTGCACGCTTCGACCGGCGCGTCGAACGCGCACTCGACTACTTCCGCGCGAACCTCGGCGAAAGCGATGACTCGGCCAGCGGACTCCCACTGAACATCACGGCCCAACATTTTCGCGCGCTCTTTCTACGCGATGTCGGCATTTCGCCGCGCGCATGGCTCCTTTGGAATCGCTTGGTCCACTGCCTGCGCATCGCCGTGTCCGGCGCATCGCTTTCGATGGCGGCGGCCCTCGCGGGGTTCTCGGATCATGCCCACTTCTCGCGCACGTGCCGCCGTCTGATTGGTTACACGCCGAGCGACATCTTGCGCACGCATTGA
- a CDS encoding peptidyl-prolyl cis-trans isomerase, producing the protein MRPRFVSVTLLLLFVAAPSHATKPDAPKSEAVVAKVGARTVTAAELEARLATIPAFQLRTFGETPEAIKKGVLERVIVPELLLEQGAEAKHLETDRGVAERLSRAQAQATVRALRAQVGTAVSAEEIKRYFEENRGRFEAPESYNLWRILCKTREEALSVLEDAKKDGQLAKFQSLAESHSIDQATYLRGGNLGFVNAEGVSNEAGLRVEPALVKAALSVKDGEFVPAPVEEAGAWAVIWRRGTVGASRRTLEELMPRIRDMILRQRLDTAVSKLVTDLRTRDVRDLNESLLPGLPVADKETVVPRKRP; encoded by the coding sequence ATGCGCCCTCGTTTCGTCTCCGTGACCTTGCTTCTCCTGTTCGTTGCGGCGCCTTCGCACGCGACGAAGCCGGATGCACCGAAGTCCGAGGCCGTGGTGGCGAAAGTAGGCGCACGCACCGTGACCGCCGCCGAGCTCGAAGCGCGGCTGGCGACGATTCCCGCGTTTCAGCTGCGCACCTTCGGCGAGACGCCCGAGGCGATCAAAAAGGGTGTGCTCGAGCGGGTGATCGTGCCGGAGCTTTTGCTCGAGCAAGGCGCCGAGGCGAAGCACCTGGAGACGGACCGCGGCGTGGCGGAGCGCCTTTCGCGCGCGCAGGCGCAGGCGACGGTGCGCGCGCTGCGTGCGCAGGTGGGCACGGCGGTCTCGGCGGAGGAGATCAAGCGCTACTTCGAGGAGAACCGCGGGCGGTTCGAGGCGCCGGAGAGCTACAACCTGTGGCGCATCCTCTGCAAAACGCGGGAGGAAGCGCTGAGCGTGCTCGAGGACGCGAAAAAGGACGGGCAGCTCGCCAAGTTCCAATCGCTGGCCGAGTCGCACAGCATCGACCAGGCGACGTACCTGCGCGGTGGCAACCTCGGTTTCGTCAACGCGGAGGGCGTCTCCAACGAGGCGGGCCTCCGGGTCGAGCCGGCCTTGGTCAAGGCCGCCCTTTCCGTCAAAGACGGCGAATTCGTGCCCGCCCCGGTGGAAGAGGCGGGTGCCTGGGCGGTCATTTGGCGCCGCGGCACCGTCGGCGCGAGCCGTCGCACCCTCGAGGAGCTCATGCCGCGCATCCGCGACATGATTCTCCGCCAACGCCTCGACACCGCCGTCTCCAAACTCGTCACCGACCTGCGCACCCGCGACGTCCGCGATCTCAACGAGTCCTTGCTCCCCGGCCTCCCCGTCGCCGACAAAGAGACGGTCGTCCCCCGCAAGCGGCCTTAG
- a CDS encoding sigma-54 dependent transcriptional regulator, giving the protein MSRILVVEDEPIIRGEIHRLLARHGHDVSEAGSVAEVAREGDLDAFDLVITDLRLPGALGTDLIERAGATPVLVMTSYATVKSAVEAMKMGAADYVAKPFNHDELLMLVDRLLAQGRLRRQVAALRSDVERSFPVSGMIGRSPGMQDVFARITKVAPTDATVLIRGESGTGKELVARAIHECSPRCDAPIVAVNCAAIPEGLIESELFGHEKGAFTGAAGTHTGLVEAAAGGTLFLDEIGELPAAAQARLLRALQEGEVRRVGATRTRRIDVRVIAATHRDLPQMVQAGQFRQDLYFRLRVVDILLPPLRDRGEDIDDLAQHLLEQAMRRLGKSGLSFTAPSLTAIHDYHWPGNVRELDNAIERAVILCDTGRITPELLALDEPGTFPVEGTSPSDDASREPDESAVRPGGETLEDYFRRFVLEHQDGMSETELARRLGISRKALWERRARLGIPRSRPA; this is encoded by the coding sequence ATGAGCAGGATCCTCGTGGTCGAAGACGAACCCATCATCCGTGGCGAGATCCACCGACTGCTCGCACGCCATGGCCATGACGTGAGCGAGGCCGGCTCGGTCGCCGAGGTCGCCCGCGAGGGCGATCTCGACGCCTTCGATCTGGTCATCACCGATCTGCGTCTGCCCGGTGCCTTGGGAACGGACCTCATCGAGCGCGCGGGCGCGACCCCGGTCCTGGTCATGACGAGTTACGCCACCGTGAAGTCCGCGGTCGAGGCCATGAAGATGGGCGCGGCCGACTACGTGGCCAAGCCCTTCAACCACGACGAGCTGCTCATGCTGGTCGACCGCTTGCTCGCGCAAGGGCGCCTGCGCCGCCAAGTCGCCGCCCTGCGCAGCGACGTGGAGCGCAGCTTTCCCGTCTCGGGGATGATCGGCCGCAGCCCGGGCATGCAGGACGTGTTCGCGCGCATCACCAAGGTCGCCCCCACCGACGCAACGGTGCTCATTCGCGGCGAGTCGGGCACCGGCAAAGAGCTGGTCGCCCGCGCGATCCACGAGTGCAGTCCACGCTGCGACGCGCCCATCGTGGCGGTCAATTGCGCCGCGATCCCCGAGGGACTCATCGAATCGGAGCTGTTCGGGCACGAGAAAGGCGCCTTCACCGGCGCCGCCGGCACGCACACCGGGTTGGTCGAAGCCGCCGCGGGTGGCACGCTGTTCCTGGACGAAATCGGCGAGCTGCCTGCGGCCGCACAGGCGCGTCTCCTGCGCGCGCTCCAAGAGGGCGAGGTCCGCCGGGTGGGCGCGACCCGCACGCGGCGCATCGACGTGCGCGTCATCGCGGCCACCCACCGCGACCTGCCCCAGATGGTGCAGGCCGGCCAGTTCCGCCAAGATCTCTACTTCCGCCTGCGCGTGGTCGACATCCTCCTGCCGCCACTGCGCGACCGCGGCGAGGACATCGACGACCTCGCGCAGCACCTGCTCGAGCAGGCGATGCGCCGGCTGGGCAAGTCCGGGCTCTCGTTCACGGCCCCGTCGCTCACCGCCATCCACGACTACCATTGGCCGGGCAACGTGCGCGAGCTCGACAACGCCATCGAACGCGCGGTCATCCTCTGCGACACCGGCCGCATCACCCCCGAGCTGCTCGCGCTCGACGAACCGGGCACCTTCCCGGTCGAGGGCACCAGCCCCAGCGACGACGCGAGCCGCGAGCCCGACGAGAGCGCGGTCCGCCCCGGCGGGGAGACCCTCGAGGATTACTTCCGCCGCTTCGTGCTCGAACACCAGGACGGCATGTCCGAGACGGAGCTGGCACGCCGCCTGGGCATCAGCCGCAAGGCGCTCTGGGAACGCCGCGCCCGGCTGGGCATCCCCCGCTCGCGTCCGGCGTGA
- a CDS encoding serine/threonine protein kinase produces the protein MAEEVTASGPVVPLPKEGDVIAGKFRVERVLAVGGMGVVFAAQHMIMGQRVAVKMLLPDALAVPSAVERFHREAQAAANIRNEHVVRIMDVGHTDTGAPYIVMEYLVGSDLGELIERRKNIPIEEAVDYLLQACEAMADAHRIGIVHRDLKPGNVFLTRRSDNTPLIKVLDFGISKIGEEIMGQKQWQLTRTHVMMGSPLYMSPEQIRNAKTVDRRSDIWSLGIILFELLTGQLPFDGETAISICAQVAADPPIPLRLLHPEMPEALEDVILRCLEKEPEHRYDDVAALAEALAPFGSESARTSAARARRTLADESRMPTLNAARIKPEIRKQTPRPMAKTDPSWQKKAAAEAGIPPKRSGFTRTVLSLAFVGILGAGAWVMRDRLMSVARENDLLPDPETVKSAASSSEQVVKEVEKAIANAIPTTGESVSADSGTTTSGGRVESVPAGNLATDAGVDAAAADAGDAGDEEEEEEPAVAGRDASASPARPGTAATHRPGTAKPGVKKKKPPVRHK, from the coding sequence ATGGCGGAAGAGGTGACCGCAAGCGGCCCAGTGGTGCCCCTGCCCAAAGAGGGGGACGTGATCGCGGGCAAGTTCCGCGTCGAGCGGGTGCTTGCGGTCGGCGGCATGGGCGTGGTCTTCGCCGCGCAGCACATGATCATGGGCCAGCGCGTGGCCGTAAAAATGCTGCTTCCCGACGCGCTCGCCGTGCCTTCCGCCGTCGAACGTTTCCATCGCGAGGCCCAGGCCGCCGCCAACATCCGCAACGAACACGTCGTTCGCATCATGGACGTGGGCCATACGGACACGGGCGCGCCGTACATCGTGATGGAGTACCTCGTCGGATCCGATCTCGGCGAACTTATCGAGCGACGAAAGAATATTCCGATCGAGGAGGCGGTCGATTACCTGCTGCAAGCGTGCGAGGCCATGGCCGACGCGCACCGCATCGGGATCGTCCACCGCGATCTGAAGCCCGGCAACGTGTTCCTCACGCGCCGCTCCGACAATACGCCGCTCATCAAGGTGCTCGACTTCGGCATCTCGAAGATCGGCGAAGAGATCATGGGGCAGAAGCAGTGGCAGCTGACGCGCACCCACGTGATGATGGGGTCGCCGCTGTACATGTCCCCGGAACAAATCCGGAACGCGAAGACGGTGGACCGGCGCTCGGACATTTGGTCCCTCGGGATCATTCTGTTCGAACTGCTCACCGGGCAGCTGCCGTTCGACGGTGAAACGGCGATTTCGATTTGCGCACAAGTGGCAGCCGACCCACCGATTCCGCTGCGCCTTCTGCATCCGGAAATGCCCGAGGCGCTGGAAGACGTCATTCTGAGGTGCCTCGAGAAGGAGCCGGAGCACCGCTACGACGACGTGGCCGCCTTGGCCGAGGCCTTGGCGCCTTTCGGGTCGGAGTCCGCGCGGACTTCGGCGGCACGCGCGCGCCGAACCTTGGCCGACGAATCGCGCATGCCCACGTTGAACGCGGCGCGCATCAAGCCGGAGATCCGCAAGCAGACGCCGCGCCCGATGGCGAAGACGGATCCCTCCTGGCAGAAGAAGGCGGCCGCCGAAGCGGGCATTCCTCCCAAACGGAGCGGCTTCACCCGCACGGTGTTGAGCCTGGCCTTCGTGGGCATCTTGGGCGCGGGCGCCTGGGTGATGCGCGATCGATTGATGTCCGTGGCCAGGGAGAACGACCTTCTGCCCGATCCGGAAACGGTGAAGAGCGCCGCGTCGTCCTCCGAGCAAGTGGTCAAAGAGGTGGAGAAGGCCATCGCCAACGCGATTCCCACGACGGGTGAATCGGTCTCCGCCGACTCGGGCACCACGACGAGCGGCGGCCGCGTCGAAAGCGTCCCCGCCGGAAACCTCGCCACCGACGCCGGTGTCGATGCGGCGGCGGCCGATGCGGGCGACGCCGGCGACGAAGAAGAGGAAGAGGAGCCCGCCGTCGCCGGCCGCGATGCCTCCGCCTCCCCGGCACGCCCGGGCACCGCCGCCACGCACCGCCCAGGCACGGCGAAGCCTGGTGTGAAGAAGAAGAAGCCGCCCGTGCGGCACAAGTAG